In one Gossypium hirsutum isolate 1008001.06 chromosome D09, Gossypium_hirsutum_v2.1, whole genome shotgun sequence genomic region, the following are encoded:
- the LOC107892389 gene encoding myb-related protein 306 → MGRPPCCDKAGLKKGPWTPEEDIILVSYIQQHGPGNWRAVPTNTGLLRCSKSCRLRWTNYLRPGIKRGNFTDHEEKLIIHLQALLGNRWAAIASYLPQRTDNDIKNYWNTHLKKKLKKINGSESYSREGFSSEKHQISRGQWERKLQTDIQMAKQALSDALSPDKSSGLASKPRGYASSTENIAKLLKKWMRNPPKPASSDNMGGIGTPWKENKSSNSIEMSEVFESLDVFESFDSSNSDFSQSLSPDQARLFQDESKQDVNELGQLTLLEKWLFDDGANQGKDDQLSDIKLDGNAIFF, encoded by the exons aTGGGGAGACCACCTTGTTGTGACAAAGCTGGTTTGAAGAAAGGTCCATGGACTCCTGAAGAAGATATCATCTTGGTATCTTATATTCAACAACATGGTCCTGGGAATTGGAGGGCTGTTCCTACAAATACAG GGTTGCTTAGATGTAGCAAGAGTTGCAGGCTTAGATGGACTAATTACTTAAGGCCTGGGATTAAAAGGGGAAACTTTACAGATCATGAAGAGAAATTGATAATCCACCTTCAAGCTCTTTTAGGCAACAG ATGGGCTGCAATAGCTTCTTACCTTCCTCAAAGAACTGACAATGACATTAAAAACTATTGGAACACTCACTTGAAGAAGAAGCTGAAGAAGATCAATGGCAGTGAAAGTTATTCTAGAGAAGGGTTTTCATCAGAAAAACACCAAATTTCAAGAGGCCAATGGGAGAGAAAGTTGCAGACTGATATCCAAATGGCTAAACAGGCTTTATCTGATGCATTGTCACCAGATAAATCAAGTGGTTTAGCTTCAAAACCAAGAGGATATGCATCAAGCACTGAGAATATAGCTAAGTTACTGAAGAAATGGATGAGAAATCCACCAAAACCTGCTTCAAGTGATAATATGGGAGGGATTGGGACTCCATGGAAGGAAAATAAAAGCAGCAACAGCATTGAAATGTCTGAGGTTTTTGAGTCATTGGATGTGTTTGAATCATTTGATTCTTCAAATTCTGATTTCTCACAATCTCTGTCACCTGATCAGGCAAGGCTTTTCCAAGATGAAAGTAAACAAGATGTGAATGAACTAGGGCAACTCACATTGCTTGAGAAATGGCTTTTTGATGATGGTGCAAATCAAGGGAAAGATGACCAGCTTAGTGATATCAAACTAGATGGAAATgctatttttttctaa